One genomic window of Hydra vulgaris chromosome 03, alternate assembly HydraT2T_AEP includes the following:
- the LOC101237403 gene encoding uncharacterized protein LOC101237403 has protein sequence MSYSFIFMFWKSLLDIRMVLIEIKENILKFRLMVFVGVTVTLALLFMQIFVLLCTKKWCETRQRLSINDELKTIVIPEQDYNEIEPSNIIRRQPPLNATTAYLAPLLGKNQGVNNNNRFEVSENVERYVIDVEPSKHCNEYSADEYRRKLGVRGDGYSFIFS, from the exons ATGTCGTATTCATTTATCTTCATGTTTTGGAAATCTCTTTTGGACATACGAATGGTTCTAATTGAGATTAAAg aaaacattttaaaattccgTTTAATGGTATTTGTTGGTGTAACTGTGACCTTAGCATTActttttatgcaaatatttgttttattgtgtACTAAAAAATGGTGCGAAACAAGACAAAGATTAAGTATTAATGATGAACTGAAGACAATAGTAATACCCGAACAAGATTACAATGAAATTGAACCCTCTAACATTATACGCAGACAACCGCCTTTAAATGCAACAACTGCTTATTTAGCTCCTTTATTAGGAAAGAATCAGGgtgttaacaataataatagattTGAAGTTTCTGAAAATGTGGAAAGATACGTAATTGATGTAGAACCTTCAAAGCATTGTAACGAATACTCTGCTGATGAATACAGAAGAAAATTAGGTGTAAGAGGCGATGGATactcatttatattttcataa
- the LOC136078642 gene encoding zinc finger MYM-type protein 1-like, whose product MLASRGLSFRGSNEIVGSVHNGNYLGCLELVAEFDPLLAEHIQKRANKGRGHVSYLSSTICDEFIHVLSRDVLDHILTEIKEAKYFAVSVDSTPDISHVDQLTIIFRYMTSKGPVERFVTFTPIEEHTGEGLATKLLDFMENTGISIKDCRGQSYDNAANISGRLNGMQAKIKEHNNLAEYTPCCAHSLNLVGQCAVGCCSEAVTFFDFVNKLFEFFPASISRWNRLMAVLKPLNMPTLKRLSDTRWSAHYDAVHSLQVGYTQVKSTLDIMCQDMSQKPETRLEAAGLKDIMSHHETGILVQLWSKILNRFNLTSKYLQGADMDLNTATELLRSLGDFVHSLWNQFTAFEKEGKDLGTDSYKGESRRKRKRNQRWDYGDSEDLELSPSDKFKFQCFLPIVDQLLVALKQRANAYDTVSKRFGFLKNLQSLSNDGMRDHVSFVCETYFEDVEPNCHGEFIHFTSLFAKLSPPNETDCVELQMFTFLVKNSLTDTFVNDRYL is encoded by the coding sequence ATGTTAGCATCGCGTGGGTTGTCATTCCGTGGCAGTAACGAAATTGTGGGTTCTGTCCACAATGGCAATTATTTAGGTTGCTTAGAGCTAGTGGCTGAGTTTGACCCATTGCTTGCAGAACATATTCAGAAAAGAGCGAACAAAGGCCGAGGTCATGTGTCATATCTGTCATCAACTATATGTGATGAATTTATTCATGTGTTAAGTCGTGACGTTTTGGACCACATTTTAACTGAGATTAAAGAAGCAAAATACTTTGCAGTTAGTGTTGACTCAACACCAGATATTTCACATGTAGATCAGCTTACCATTATATTCCGTTACATGACTTCTAAAGGACCAGTTGAACGTTTTGTGACATTTACCCCTATAGAAGAGCACACTGGGGAAGGATTAGCAACAAAGTTACTTGATTTTATGGAAAATACTGGCATTTCAATTAAAGACTGCCGAGGTCAATCCTACGATAATGCTGCCAACATCAGTGGCCGTTTGAATGGCATGcaagcaaaaataaaagaacataatAACTTAGCTGAATACACACCATGTTGTGCTCATTCGCTTAACCTTGTTGGTCAATGTGCTGTAGGATGTTGTTCTGAGGCTGTAACGTTTTTTGACTTTGTAAATAAGCTGTTTGAATTTTTTCCTGCCTCCATCTCTCGTTGGAATCGTTTGATGGCAGTTTTAAAGCCACTTAATATGCCTACCTTAAAAAGGTTATCTGATACCAGATGGTCAGCACATTATGATGCTGTACACTCCCTCCAGGTTGGCTATACGCAAGTGAAGTCTACACTGGATATCATGTGTCAAGATATGTCCCAAAAGCCAGAAACACGACTTGAAGCCGCAGGATTGAAAGATATAATGAGTCATCATGAAACAGGTATCCTAGTTCAATTGTGGTCAAAAATTCTGAATAGGTTCAATTTAACTAGCAAGTACTTACAAGGGGCAGACATGGATCTCAACACCGCTACGGAACTGCTTCGTTCTTTGGGTGATTTTGTTCATTCTCTTTGGAACCAGTTCACAGCATTTGAAAAGGAAGGAAAGGATCTGGGTACCGATTCGTACAAAGGTGAATCAAGGCGAAAGCGCAAGAGGAACCAGAGATGGGATTATGGTGACTCAGAAGATCTAGAGTTATCCCCTTCTGATAAGTTTAAATTTCAGTGTTTTTTGCCTATAGTTGATCAATTGTTAGTTGCTCTTAAACAGAGGGCTAATGCATATGATACAGTCAGCAAAAGGTTTGGTTTTCTTAAAAATCTACAATCTTTGTCCAATGATGGTATGAGAGATCATGTTTCATTTGTATGTGAAACATATTTTGAAGATGTTGAACCTAACTGTCATGGTGAATTTATTCACTTCACTTCTCTGTTTGCCAAATTGTCACCACCCAATGAAACTGATTGTGTTGAACTGCAAATGTTCACCTTTCTAGTTAAGAATAGTTTGACCGATACCTTTGTGAATGACCGATACCTTTGA